Within the Naumovozyma dairenensis CBS 421 chromosome 9, complete genome genome, the region ATGCCTAATGGAAATTATGAGTGTTATCATGTTTGTAAAGATAAAGTCAACAATGGTACGACATTTTTATGTTGTAAGGAAGGGATCCCAcagaattatttaaaacaCTCTACTGAGAAAGTAACTAATAGCAAAACTTTATCCAGACCGcgagaaaaaaatttattccaTATTGGAGAAGATAAGCAGTACAGCAGTCCgatagaagaagatatgaAATCCGATAGTATTAAAGATATTGGAGCTTATGTATATCGCCCCAACTCAGCTGATCTTGCGAAAAATATAGAAGGAAATGATGGTGGAATACCACCGGCTTTAGAGTCGGAACATCAAATGAAAGAGAAACCCTTAACCTTGATCGATACAACTCTAGATTTTAGTACTATGATCACAAATGTGCCACTAGATGATAGTAGCTCCTCCTCATCTCTGTGTACACGTGATAACTCTGCTTTGAATTTCCTAGGATCGGATGTTGATCTCAGTTAGAGAATCATGACATCCAACTAAGTGAAACATCCTACCCTTTTAATACTAACTAtttacatatttttttatatcttCCATTTTTATACATAGTCCtgataaaagaaaaattagataGTAAAATAATCACCTTCTGTTCATGTTCAGTTACAGAGATCTGTGTATGAATTGTCTTGTAGTCTTTTAATATAATGGAAAAGCGACGTTCCTTTTATGGACTCAGTCAAACAAGGTAACGCGAAAAGGCGAAACGAAAGGGCTTAAGCAAAGCCTTTAAAAAAGTAAGGTATCTAAAATAAGATAACGAAATCGGACTAGAAGATATAGAAACAAACAGCCTCAACATCTTTTATTTAGCTACAAGTAAGGACATTCTAAGGATTAAGATACCAATTAGTCATGTCTGTAATTTCTGATAGTGATAACGAAACAGATGTCGTCTCAAGAAGTTTATGTGGTGTCGTCGATATAGGTTCCAGTGGTATCCGATTCAGTATCTCTTCGAAGGCAGCTCATCATGCTAGGATAATGCCCTGTGTCTTTAAAGATAGAGTAGGAGTGTCCCTACATGACGTCCAATATGAACCTACTACGTTGAAAAAGATTCCAATCCCGCAAGGGATTATAAATGAAATTTGTGCAGCTATGAAGAGATTTAAATTAATATGCGAAGATTTTGGTGTTCCTGAATCAAGCGTAAGAGTTATTTCTACTGATACTGCTAAGAATGCTTTAAATGCAGATGAATTCTTGAATGCAATCTACGAAAGTACAGGTTGGAATGTAGAGTTATTTTCTAGAGAGGAAGAGGCAAGAACCGGTGTTTATAGTGTAACCTCTTCATTTAATACAGTAAGTGGGTTATATTTAGATATCGGTGGAGTTACTACCCAAATATCATGGGTTATTTCAGCAGAAGGAGAAATTTTACAATCATCCACCCCCGTTTCGTTAAATTACGGTTCAAGTTCGCTTTCAAGTAGATTAAAATTGGAAGATAGAAGGGCGATTTTCTTCGAAATAAAGAATGCTTTCAAAGAAGCCATAGATAAAATATCTATTCCCGAACATATGTTGGAAGAAGCAAAGGCAAATGGTGGATTTGATCTATGGACTAGAGGGGGCGGATTTCGAGGAATGGCTCATTTGTTATTGGCTGAATCCAAAAGCTATCCAATCCAAACGATTATTAATGGGTTTTCATGTAATTATGACgaattttcatcaatggCAGCGTAcatatttttgaaagacCATATCCCTTTTTcgaaagaaaagagaatCTTTAAAGTATCAGAACGAAGAGCACAACAGATGCCGGCAGTCGCACTACTAGTAAGTGCAGCGTTCGAAAGTTTACCTCCAATTAAAACCATCCATTTCAGCGAAGGTGGTGTAAGAGAGGGATGtctttattcaattttgcCAAGGGATATACGAGCTCAAGATCCGCTATTGATTGCTTCAAGACCATATGCTCCTTTGTTGgctgaaaaatatttaaactTACTAGGTACTTCCATTCCACAAAATGAAATCCCTAAATTAGTATTGGAACGCATTGCTCCAGCGTTATGTAACTTAGCGTTCGTTCATTCCTCTTATCCTAAAGAGTTACAACCAACTGCTGCATTACATGTTGCTACAAGAGGTATTATTGCCGGCTGCCATGGATTATCGCATAGGATTAGAGCGCTAATTGGTATTGCTTTATGTAATAGATGGGGTGGTAACATACCTGAACAGGAAGAAACATATATGCAAGCTCTTGAAGAAATGGTGTTAcgtgaagaagaaagaattgaagCGAAAAGAATCATTTGGTGGACGAAATATATTGGAACTATTATGTATGTTATTTGTGGTGTTCATCCAGGAGGGAACATAAGAGATGatgtttttgatttttatGTCAAACAACAAACTCAAGGCCAAAATTCAAAGAGTGATCGCATACCAAAGGAGTTACGTAGTATTGCGTCATATACGGCGGTAAATCCATCACCGAA harbors:
- the RTG2 gene encoding Rtg2p (similar to Saccharomyces cerevisiae RTG2 (YGL252C); ancestral locus Anc_3.579), giving the protein MSVISDSDNETDVVSRSLCGVVDIGSSGIRFSISSKAAHHARIMPCVFKDRVGVSLHDVQYEPTTLKKIPIPQGIINEICAAMKRFKLICEDFGVPESSVRVISTDTAKNALNADEFLNAIYESTGWNVELFSREEEARTGVYSVTSSFNTVSGLYLDIGGVTTQISWVISAEGEILQSSTPVSLNYGSSSLSSRLKLEDRRAIFFEIKNAFKEAIDKISIPEHMLEEAKANGGFDLWTRGGGFRGMAHLLLAESKSYPIQTIINGFSCNYDEFSSMAAYIFLKDHIPFSKEKRIFKVSERRAQQMPAVALLVSAAFESLPPIKTIHFSEGGVREGCLYSILPRDIRAQDPLLIASRPYAPLLAEKYLNLLGTSIPQNEIPKLVLERIAPALCNLAFVHSSYPKELQPTAALHVATRGIIAGCHGLSHRIRALIGIALCNRWGGNIPEQEETYMQALEEMVLREEERIEAKRIIWWTKYIGTIMYVICGVHPGGNIRDDVFDFYVKQQTQGQNSKSDRIPKELRSIASYTAVNPSPKHREFEVIVRISKDDLKTSASVRSRIITLQKKVRKLSRGSSEKVKIGVMFHE